The following proteins are co-located in the Acidimicrobiales bacterium genome:
- a CDS encoding SAM-dependent methyltransferase produces the protein MLPAIVAAIEREGSIGFDRYQELALYGPGGFFEAGAGAGRRSDFLTSAEVGPLFGEVIARALDGWWDELERPEPFVVVEAGAGVGRLARAVLAAEPRCASALRYVLVERSPVLRRAQERILTLTDPALSFAGVGDDDEESDRRRPPPGPIVTSLSELPTGPFVGVVLANELLDNLPVRIAEKNAAGWSEIRVTLTKTGGGDDALCELSVPLAEEASAHLDRLVPVPLEPGSRVPIAVAARNWLRDAGEIVDRGRVVVVDYGETTATLGRRGGWLRTYRDHDRGADPYLEPGCLDITSDVPLDQLDPLGSPDIDVDQASFLRGHGIEDLVAEGRRIWAERAAIGDLAAMRARSRIGESEALLDPAGLGGFRVLGWRIGRQLMIPPAGADSGWRGAPGGTLPSR, from the coding sequence ATGCTGCCGGCCATCGTCGCTGCCATCGAGCGGGAAGGCTCGATCGGGTTCGACCGCTATCAGGAACTGGCCCTCTACGGCCCCGGTGGTTTCTTCGAAGCCGGCGCCGGAGCGGGCCGTCGCTCGGACTTCCTCACCAGCGCCGAGGTCGGCCCACTGTTCGGCGAGGTCATCGCCCGCGCCCTCGACGGGTGGTGGGACGAACTCGAGCGTCCTGAGCCCTTCGTCGTCGTCGAGGCCGGCGCCGGCGTCGGGAGACTCGCACGGGCGGTGCTGGCCGCCGAACCGCGCTGCGCGAGCGCGCTGCGCTACGTCCTCGTCGAGCGTTCGCCGGTCCTGCGCCGTGCCCAGGAGCGGATTCTGACCCTCACGGACCCCGCGCTGAGCTTCGCCGGTGTCGGCGACGACGACGAGGAGAGCGACCGGCGACGACCACCGCCCGGCCCGATCGTCACCAGCCTCAGCGAGCTTCCGACCGGGCCCTTCGTCGGGGTCGTTCTCGCCAACGAACTCCTCGACAACCTGCCCGTCCGCATCGCCGAGAAGAACGCCGCCGGCTGGTCCGAGATCCGGGTCACCCTCACGAAGACGGGCGGTGGTGACGATGCCCTCTGCGAGCTGTCCGTGCCGCTCGCCGAGGAGGCATCCGCCCACCTCGACCGACTCGTGCCGGTTCCGCTCGAACCCGGCTCGCGTGTCCCCATCGCTGTCGCTGCCAGGAACTGGCTGCGCGACGCCGGCGAGATCGTGGATCGGGGCCGAGTCGTGGTCGTCGACTACGGCGAGACCACAGCGACGCTCGGTCGACGAGGTGGTTGGCTGCGCACCTATCGCGACCACGACAGGGGCGCCGACCCCTACCTCGAACCCGGTTGCCTCGACATCACCAGCGACGTGCCGCTCGATCAACTCGATCCCCTCGGGTCGCCCGACATCGACGTGGACCAGGCATCGTTCCTGCGTGGCCACGGGATCGAGGACCTCGTGGCCGAGGGCCGGCGCATATGGGCTGAACGGGCCGCCATCGGTGACCTCGCGGCCATGCGGGCCCGAAGCCGCATCGGCGAGTCCGAAGCCCTGCTCGATCCGGCGGGGCTCGGGGGGTTCCGCGTTCTCGGCTGGCGCATCGGACGGCAACTCATGATTCCCCCGGCCGGCGCCGATAGTGGTTGGAGAGGCGCGCCGGGCGGGACCCTCCCGTCGCGGTAG
- a CDS encoding GtrA family protein yields the protein MFLYHLIRRLLDRYRFLRYASVSAVVVPLGQIMLYIFHSGLGWAPVTSNIAAVAIATVPAYQLNRMWVWGQTGKSHLTREIIPFWAIAFAGLLLSTLAVNFVQGRTDAQLAVNGANLVAFGALWVVKFFACDQLLFGGADDETHSTAGDVVAAEVPTAP from the coding sequence ATGTTTCTCTACCACCTGATCCGCCGACTTCTCGACCGCTACCGCTTCCTGCGGTACGCCAGCGTGTCGGCCGTCGTCGTCCCGCTCGGCCAGATCATGCTCTACATCTTCCACTCCGGACTCGGTTGGGCGCCCGTCACCTCCAACATCGCTGCGGTCGCCATTGCGACCGTCCCCGCCTACCAGCTCAACCGGATGTGGGTGTGGGGCCAGACCGGAAAGTCGCATCTGACCCGGGAGATAATTCCCTTCTGGGCGATCGCCTTCGCGGGGCTGCTCCTGTCGACATTGGCCGTGAACTTCGTCCAGGGCCGCACGGACGCCCAGCTCGCCGTGAACGGTGCCAACCTGGTGGCGTTCGGGGCCCTGTGGGTCGTCAAGTTCTTCGCCTGTGACCAGCTGCTGTTCGGCGGAGCCGACGATGAGACGCATTCGACCGCGGGCGACGTGGTGGCGGCCGAGGTCCCGACTGCCCCATGA
- a CDS encoding class I SAM-dependent methyltransferase, producing the protein MDPARRRHAEAARGFMPPEEGVALHEAALAAPRGPFLEVGSYCGKSAIYIGAAAEARSTILFCVDHHRGSEENQPGWEWHEPDLVDPATGRIDTLPRFRRAVHDAGLEPIVVGVVGDSSTVAQHWSTPLGFLFIDGGHGAEPAHGDYEGWTPHVSGGGLLAIHDVFPDPADGGRPPFEIYLRALEDGFREVSATGSLRVLERTG; encoded by the coding sequence ATGGATCCCGCACGACGCCGACACGCTGAGGCCGCACGCGGCTTCATGCCCCCTGAAGAGGGGGTCGCACTCCACGAGGCGGCACTCGCCGCGCCCCGGGGTCCGTTCCTCGAGGTCGGTAGCTACTGCGGGAAGTCGGCCATCTACATCGGAGCTGCCGCAGAGGCGAGGTCGACGATCCTGTTCTGCGTCGATCACCACCGTGGCTCCGAGGAGAACCAGCCGGGCTGGGAATGGCACGAGCCCGACCTGGTCGATCCGGCCACCGGCCGAATCGACACCCTGCCCCGGTTCCGCCGGGCGGTGCACGATGCCGGCCTGGAGCCCATCGTGGTCGGGGTCGTGGGAGACTCGTCGACCGTGGCCCAGCACTGGTCGACACCGCTCGGATTCCTCTTCATCGACGGTGGTCACGGCGCGGAGCCCGCGCATGGGGACTACGAGGGCTGGACACCACACGTGTCCGGCGGCGGCCTTCTCGCCATCCATGACGTGTTCCCCGATCCCGCCGACGGTGGTCGTCCGCCATTCGAGATCTACCTGCGGGCCCTGGAGGACGGCTTCCGTGAGGTCTCCGCGACAGGCTCTCTGAGAGTGCTGGAGCGGACCGGGTGA